The following coding sequences lie in one Ostrea edulis chromosome 8, xbOstEdul1.1, whole genome shotgun sequence genomic window:
- the LOC125662205 gene encoding uncharacterized protein F54H12.2-like yields MAFLSSEDKDIAQPMELSLFASPTNQVAVEKVYFTEARPISSIGVSDTPIEIVVSGSGAEYIDLKRSRLYVKAKIVKADGTALASNEKTGIVNLPLQSMFSQMDVYLNNKLVSFNTNNYPWKAYLKTVLFGGKEELSSQKQSQLFFKDEGNLGDANAYNGGNAGLVLRYGYTQESHVFELEGNLMEDIFDIDKYLINGVDIYIKLFRSSAPFLVMSAQASPAYKLELIDVVYKVAKVRVDPGVLLNHSKQIESNPVKYTISRNELKMNTIPKGSTEFYWDNIFPQAIPDRIVVGLVDQKAVNGDYTANPFNFEHFNLTDVGIYVNGESVPGRPLKTDFTAGHYSSAYARLFEASGKWNQDAGLIITRNNYGNGYSLFVFTIDPCGFGEEYLNLIRRGNTRLELKFKQVTTKAANVLVFATFSSLLEVDKTRDINYIQP; encoded by the coding sequence ATGGCATTCTTAAGCAGTGAAGATAAAGACATTGCGCAACCCATGGAACTGTCTCTTTTTGCTTCCCCGACTAATCAAGTTGCAGTGGAGAAGGTGTACTTTACGGAAGCCAGACCGATTTCCAGTATTGGAGTGTCAGACACTCCCATAGAAATAGTCGTATCAGGATCGGGAGCTGAATACATAGATTTAAAAAGAAGTCGATTATATGTAAAAGCCAAAATTGTGAAAGCCGATGGTACCGCGTTAGCATCCAATGAAAAGACTGGGATCGTTAATTTACCATTACAAAGCATGTTTTCTCAGATGGATGTCTACTTAAACAACAAGTTGGTTTCCTTTAACACAAACAATTATCCTTGGAAGGCTTACCTGAAAACAGTCTTGTTTGGTGGAAAAGAGGAATTATCTTCCCAGAAGCAGTCCCAGTTGTTTTTCAAGGACGAAGGAAATTTGGGAGACGCTAACGCTTACAATGGCGGCAATGCTGGACTAGTCTTGCGCTATGGCTATACACAAGAAAGTCATGTATTTGAACTGGAGGGTAACCTCATGGAGGATATTTTTGACATCGATAAATACCTGATCAATGGTGTGGACATCTACATCAAGCTCTTTAGATCTAGTGCACCGTTTCTCGTGATGTCTGCACAGGCCTCTCCGGCTTACAAACTAGAATTAATAGACGTCGTGTACAAAGTGGCCAAAGTACGAGTCGATCCAGGTGTTCTGTTGAACCACAGCAAGCAGATAGAATCTAACCCTGTGAAGTACACCATCTCaagaaatgaattgaaaatgaacacCATTCCTAAAGGATCTACAGAATTTTACTGGGACAACATTTTCCCGCAGGCGATACCCGACCGTATCGTTGTGGGTTTGGTCGATCAGAAGGCAGTGAATGGAGACTACACAGCCAATCCGTTTAATTTCGAACATTTTAATTTAACAGATGTAGGAATATACGTGAACGGAGAAAGCGTCCCAGGAAGACCCTTAAAAACTGATTTCACGGCAGGACATTATTCGTCAGCGTATGCTCGACTGTTTGAAGCATCTGGAAAATGGAATCAAGACGCTGGTCTGATAATAACTCGAAACAACTATGGAAATGGATATTCTCTTTTTGTCTTTACCATAGACCCCTGTGGGTTTGGTGAAGAATATTTAAACCTGATCCGTCGGGGAAACACCAGACTCGAACTAAAGTTTAAGCAAGTAACAACAAAAGCAGCCAACGTCTTGGTGTTTGCTACCTTTTCTTCTCTACTGGAAGTGGACAAGACCAGGGACATCAATTACATTCAACCATGA
- the LOC130049841 gene encoding DNA-directed RNA polymerase II subunit RPB1-like, whose product MSLNFCLTRNSPQDLQLTDPRGEKRKLSESEDSIILTQRKMAKQMHGFTQQQKEEDPRLITFRRENPRNYEALEKRTRTRSTFTLGSLTPRYISTVSGYTPTSPEYAPASPEYTPASPEYTPACQGSPGYVPVKQDPFLPSPDHTLTPLQAPIMNTGASSGYAPVTCSPAYEDSQYPLKEELGALSELINSLRVDLLQSSMLVNYVQDYLKKWK is encoded by the exons ATGTCTTTAAATTTCTGTTTAACCAGGAATTCCCCCCAAGACCTCCAACTCACTGACCCAAGGGGGGAAAAGAGAAAACTGAGTGAGTCAGAGGACTCAATAATTTTAACTCAAAG gaaaatggCAAAACAAATGCATGGTTTcacacaacaacaaaaagaagAGGATCCACGGCTGATAACATTTAG ACGGGAAAACCCTAGAAATTATGAAGCCCTGGAAAAGAGAACTAGGACCAGGTCTACGTTCACCCTAGGATCGTTGACACCTAGATATATCTCAACAGTATCAGGATATACTCCAACCTCACCAGAATATGCTCCAGCCTCACCAGAATATACTCCAGCCTCACCAGAATATACTCCAGCGTGTCAAGGATCACCAGGATATGTCCCTGTGAAACAAGATCCTTTCCTTCCTTCACCTGATCACACCTTGACTCCACTTCAGGCTCCAATTATGAATACCGGAGCGTCATCAGGGTATGCTCCGGTGACATGCAGCCCTGCGTATGAAGACTCCCAATATCCTTTAAAAGAGGAGTTGGGAGCACTGTCCGAATTAATTAACTCTCTTCGAGTTGATCTCCTTCAAAGTTCCATGCTTGTGAACTATGTCCAAGATTACTTGAAAAAATGGAAGTAA
- the LOC125660751 gene encoding mucin-2-like isoform X1, which yields MMNMCLLLIIINFVLIETGAFPVNINCGTCVSNKDGVADCSRTTLPCVRVFSPNDETMIREVYVSRCSQKIYPRKWQKFTKKLGPGNAVSCYGSSSRETSTLLKTTPVSPPVEETTSVSPPVVEETMLVSPPSVEETTPVSPRIVEEAMLVSPPVVEETTPVSPLVEETMLVSHPSVEETTPVSPPVEETTPVSPHSVEETTPVSPPVVEETTPVSPPVEETTPVSPPVVEETTPVSPPVEETTPVSPPVVEETTPVSPPVVEETTPVSPPSVEETTPVAPPSVEETTPVAPPSVEETTPVSPPIVREIGSGLWSARTYQKTTTEPPDNIFDEPEVTGFFMWALATTVAIIIILLKRCLKEHDHCQRCRYHAPPHVPAPPPDAPTENIEFTVFNTPLSSSTPRSSSTDNTLQPTSTPRTDASTSTPMMSFTDQTTSVTDLTTSTDSKKVLLDSPVAAHTRSKMVRQLKF from the exons ATGATGAACATGTGTTTGTTGCTGATTATTATTAACTTTGTGTTAATTGAAACGGGTGCTTTCCCTGTGAATATCAATTGTGGAACTTGTGTGTCTAATAAAGACGGTGTAGCGGACTGTAGTCGGACAACCTTGCCATGTGTACGTGTGTTTAGTCCTAACGATGAAACGATGATTCGAGAGGTGTATGTATCGAGGTGTTCTCAGAAAATCTACCCCAGAAAGTGGCAGAAGTTTACAAAGAAACTTGGGCCTGGGAATGCCGTGTCATGCTATG GTTCATCTAGTAGGGAAACCAGTACTCTGTTGAAAACCACCCCAGTATCACCCCCTGTTGAGGAGACAACGTCAGTATCACCCCCTGTGGTTGAGGAGACCATGCTAGTATCACCCCCTAGTGTTGAGGAGACCACCCCAGTATCACCCCGTATTGTTGAGGAGGCCATGCTAGTATCACCCCCTGTGGTTGAGGAGACCACCCCAGTATCACCCCTTGTTGAGGAGACCATGCTAGTATCACACCCTAGTGTTGAGGAGACCACGCCAGTATCACCCCCTGTTGAGGAGACCACGCCAGTATCACCCCATAGTGTTGAGGAGACCACCCCAGTATCACCCCCTGTTGTTGAGGAGACCACGCCAGTATCACCCCCTGTTGAGGAGACCACCCCAGTATCACCCCCTGTTGTTGAGGAGACCACGCCAGTATCACCCCCTGTTGAGGAGACCACCCCAGTATCACCCCCTGTGGTTGAGGAGACCACCCCAGTATCACCCCCTGTGGTTGAGGAGACCACCCCAGTATCACCCCCTAGTGTTGAGGAGACCACCCCAGTAGCACCCCCTAGTGTTGAGGAGACCACCCCAGTAGCACCCCCTAGTGTTGAGGAGACCACCCCAGTATCACCCCCTATTGTCCGGGAGATTGGATCTGGATTATGGAGTGCAA gaACTTACCAGAAGACAACAACAGAACCTCCTGATAATATTTTTGACGAGCCTGAAGTTACAG GATTCTTCATGTGGGCATTAGCAACCACCGTGGCTATCATTATCATATTACTGAAGAGATGTTTGAAAGAGCATGATCATTGCCAGCGCTGTAGATACCATGCACCTCCCCATGTACCTGCACCACCCCCAGACGCTCCAActgaaaacattgaatttaCCGTTTTTAACACGCCCCTATCATCTAGTACACCCCGATCATCTTCCACAGACAATACACTTCAGCCAACATCAACGCCTCGCACTGATGCAAGCACATCAACTCCAATGATGAGCTTTACTGATCAAACAACCTCCGTAACTGACCTCACAACATCAACAGACAGCAAAAAAGTTCTTCTTGACTCACCGGTAGCGGCACATACTAGGTCTAAAATGGTCAGGCAGTTGAagttttaa
- the LOC125660751 gene encoding uncharacterized protein LOC125660751 isoform X2 — MLVSPPSVEETTPVSPRIVEEAMLVSPPVVEETTPVSPLVEETMLVSHPSVEETTPVSPPVEETTPVSPHSVEETTPVSPPVVEETTPVSPPVEETTPVSPPVVEETTPVSPPVEETTPVSPPVVEETTPVSPPVVEETTPVSPPSVEETTPVAPPSVEETTPVAPPSVEETTPVSPPIVREIGSGLWSARTYQKTTTEPPDNIFDEPEVTGFFMWALATTVAIIIILLKRCLKEHDHCQRCRYHAPPHVPAPPPDAPTENIEFTVFNTPLSSSTPRSSSTDNTLQPTSTPRTDASTSTPMMSFTDQTTSVTDLTTSTDSKKVLLDSPVAAHTRSKMVRQLKF; from the exons ATGCTAGTATCACCCCCTAGTGTTGAGGAGACCACCCCAGTATCACCCCGTATTGTTGAGGAGGCCATGCTAGTATCACCCCCTGTGGTTGAGGAGACCACCCCAGTATCACCCCTTGTTGAGGAGACCATGCTAGTATCACACCCTAGTGTTGAGGAGACCACGCCAGTATCACCCCCTGTTGAGGAGACCACGCCAGTATCACCCCATAGTGTTGAGGAGACCACCCCAGTATCACCCCCTGTTGTTGAGGAGACCACGCCAGTATCACCCCCTGTTGAGGAGACCACCCCAGTATCACCCCCTGTTGTTGAGGAGACCACGCCAGTATCACCCCCTGTTGAGGAGACCACCCCAGTATCACCCCCTGTGGTTGAGGAGACCACCCCAGTATCACCCCCTGTGGTTGAGGAGACCACCCCAGTATCACCCCCTAGTGTTGAGGAGACCACCCCAGTAGCACCCCCTAGTGTTGAGGAGACCACCCCAGTAGCACCCCCTAGTGTTGAGGAGACCACCCCAGTATCACCCCCTATTGTCCGGGAGATTGGATCTGGATTATGGAGTGCAA gaACTTACCAGAAGACAACAACAGAACCTCCTGATAATATTTTTGACGAGCCTGAAGTTACAG GATTCTTCATGTGGGCATTAGCAACCACCGTGGCTATCATTATCATATTACTGAAGAGATGTTTGAAAGAGCATGATCATTGCCAGCGCTGTAGATACCATGCACCTCCCCATGTACCTGCACCACCCCCAGACGCTCCAActgaaaacattgaatttaCCGTTTTTAACACGCCCCTATCATCTAGTACACCCCGATCATCTTCCACAGACAATACACTTCAGCCAACATCAACGCCTCGCACTGATGCAAGCACATCAACTCCAATGATGAGCTTTACTGATCAAACAACCTCCGTAACTGACCTCACAACATCAACAGACAGCAAAAAAGTTCTTCTTGACTCACCGGTAGCGGCACATACTAGGTCTAAAATGGTCAGGCAGTTGAagttttaa
- the LOC130049842 gene encoding uncharacterized protein LOC130049842 → MEQKHQFLIKSNYTTLVKKIMTSSVVGHLFVSNIITDEMRQQIEAEKTSYDRNRKLLNIILRRGPKAFRGFRMALMKANQPDLSKLLTDGEDTMTEYDKKLVMARSLVVNTAEKRNVNRESQSHSVDRQKSQNEERCRISLDDFGDLFLTAVPFKGEINIHIRHFTESNGRFFATKKGVTFPLARWVMFESLLPDIEKYLQNSETMEEMKWHIGGGVYVSITPGYTTVDIRHFWKPDDALEPVPTRKGVTLNKQKLVKLLQAVEEVRECVPELNDTELCAFRESHQNQLGMLSCPECTPFGYEPKENSISMECNVVGDSQDLLISECDSE, encoded by the coding sequence ATGGAGCAAAAGCACCAGTTCCTTATTAAGTCTAACTACACAACTCTGGTAAAGAAAATAATGACATCTTCTGTCGTTGGACATCTCTTTGTCTCTAACATTATAACAGATGAAATGAGACAACAAATTGAAGCAGAGAAAACCAGTTACgatagaaacagaaaactgcTAAATATCATTCTCCGAAGAGGACCAAAAGCTTTCAGGGGTTTCCGAATGGCTCTGATGAAAGCCAACCAACCAGACTTATCCAAGCTTCTTACTGACGGTGAAGATACCATGACGGAGTACGACAAAAAGTTAGTTATGGCCAGGTCTTTAGTAGTGAACACAGCCGAAAAGCGAAACGTTAATAGGGAATCACAGAGCCACTCTGTAGACCGACAAAAGTCTCAAAATGAAGAGCGATGTCGAATCAGCCTAGATGACTTCGGTGACCTTTTCCTCACAGCTGTACCTTTCAAAGgagaaataaatattcatatccgTCACTTTACTGAGTCTAACGGTCGCTTCTTTGCAACAAAGAAAGGAGTAACATTTCCGTTGGCAAGATGGGTGATGTTTGAATCTCTTCTACCTGATATAGAAAAATATCTACAAAACAGTGAAACGATGGAGGAAATGAAATGGCACATTGGAGGAGGGGTGTACGTTTCCATTACCCCGGGTTATACCACGGTGGACATAAGACATTTTTGGAAGCCAGATGATGCCCTGGAACCTGTTCCAACACGGAAAGGTGTCACCCTGAACAAACAGAAACTGGTCAAATTGTTGCAGGCCGTTGAGGAAGTGCGAGAATGCGTTCCCGAATTAAATGACACAGAGCTGTGTGCCTTCAGagaatctcatcaaaatcaGCTGGGGATGTTGAGTTGTCCAGAGTGCACACCCTTCGGATATGAACCTAAAGAGAACAGTATATCCATGGAATGTAATGTTGTTGGTGACTCACAAGACTTATTGATCAGTGAATGTGACTCTGAATAA
- the LOC125660753 gene encoding uncharacterized protein LOC125660753, with protein sequence MEHYIVSAVMEPKHQDIIKANYTTLVKKMIPSSVAGHLFVSNIITDEMKEQIEAEKTSYDRNRKLISIILRRGPKAFRGLRVALMKSNQTELSKLLAGSDDTTSEYQKKLAMARSLIVSTAEKRKVNVEPQRSSVERQESQNQERCRINLDDFNDLFLTAVPFKGEINIHIRHFTNANGHFFATKKGVTFPLSRWLMFESILPDIEENLQSSGTEEMKWHIGGGVYVSITPGYATVDIRHFWKPEDAPEPVPTRKGVTLNKHKLTRLLQAIQEVRECVPELNNAELCAFSESHQNQLGMLSCPECTPFGYEPKETSASMECNVGDSQDLFISESDCE encoded by the coding sequence ATGGAGCACTACATCGTTTCAGCAGTTATGGAGCCAAAGCACCAAGACATTATTAAGGCTAACTACACGACTTTGGTAAAGAAAATGATACCATCTTCGGTCGCCGGACATCTCTTTGTCTCTAACATTATAACAGACGAAATGAAAGAACAAATTGAAGCAGAGAAAACCAGTTACGACAGAAACAGAAAACTAATAAGTATCATTCTCCGAAGAGGGCCTAAAGCTTTCAGGGGTCTCCGGGTGGCTCTGATGAAATCCAaccaaacggagttatccaagCTTCTCGCTGGCAGTGATGATACTACATCCGAGTACCAAAAGAAATTAGCCATGGCCAGGTCATTAATAGTGAGTACAGCCGAAAAGCGAAAAGTGAATGTGGAACCACAGAGGAGCTCTGTTGAACGACAAGAGTCTCAAAATCAAGAACGATGTAGGATCAATCTGGATGACTTCAATGACCTTTTCCTCACAGCTGTTCCCTTTAAGGGAGAAATCAACATTCATATCCGTCACTTTACTAATGCAAACGGTCACTTTTTTGCAACAAAGAAGGGGGTGACGTTTCCGTTATCAAGATGGCTGATGTTTGAATCCATTCTACCAGATATCGAAGAGAATCTGCAAAGCAGTGGAACGGAAGAAATGAAATGGCATATCGGCGGTGGTGTGTATGTCTCCATCACCCCCGGATATGCTACGGTGGACATAAGACACTTCTGGAAACCAGAGGATGCCCCGGAGCCGGTTCCAACACGAAAGGGTGTGACGTTAAACAAACACAAACTGACCAGATTACTACAGGCCATTCAAGAAGTGCGAGAATGTGTTCCCGAGTTAAATAACGCAGAACTGTGTGCATTCAGCGAATCTCATCAAAATCAACTGGGGATGTTGAGTTGTCCCGAGTGTACACCCTTCGGGTATGAACCTAAAGAGACCAGTGCCTCCATGGAATGTAATGTTGGTGACTCACAAGACTTATTCATAAGTGAAAGTGACTGTGAATAA
- the LOC130049379 gene encoding uncharacterized protein LOC130049379 translates to MTKKRERELKNLGYDLIVVWEHQFRHQLDNNTELQQFVSTLDLEDRLDPRDSFFGGRTNAVKLHYEAKENEKIQYYDFTSLYPWTNKYCRYPVGHPTIITNDFQDISNYFGLAKIKVLPPRKLYHPVLPYRSHGKLKFPLCRTCVDAENQHACTCSVEKRVITGTWCTPEIQMAVRKGYKILKIYEVYHFEQSSQYDPASGEGGLFANYVNTFLKIKQEASGFPSECDSEESKREYIRQYKENEGISLEYEKIQKNPGLRCLAKLCLNSFWGKFGQRLSMKQSKFFHESEFDKFFQILSDPTKIPHNFHIISRDTLQFEWSNHHLFMPSDCKTNIFLASFTTAHARLRLFSVLDRLGESVLYFDTDSVIFKTLKSDNLHYLPIGNYLGELTNEITPEDGHIVEFVSGGPKNYAYRTLSGREECKVRGFTLNWANSKVINFESIKSIICTSQDKQIEIINPCKISRDSRKRKLLNRTETKRYQMVYTKRRILPNLDTLPFGYC, encoded by the coding sequence ATGACTAAAAAGCGAGAACGCGAACTCAAAAATCTTGGATACGATCTGATCGTGGTATGGGAGCACCAGTTTCGACATCAATTGGATAATAATACCGAATTGCAACAATTCGTTTCCACGCTGGATTTAGAAGATAGACTTGATCCCCGTGACAGTTTCTTTGGTGGTCGGACCAATGCCGTAAAACTTCATTATGAGGCGAAAGAAAACGAGAAAATCCAGTATTACGACTTCACAAGTCTCTATCCATGGACTAATAAATATTGCCGTTATCCCGTGGGTCATCCGACCATTATTACAAATGATTTTCAGGacatatcaaattattttggACTCGCCAAAATCAAAGTCCTACCACCCAGAAAACTGTACCATCCCGTGCTTCCGTACCGCTCCCATGGAAAACTGAAGTTTCCATTGTGTCGAACGTGTGTTGATGCTGAAAATCAGCACGCCTGTACTTGTTCTGTTGAGAAAAGAGTCATCACGGGAACGTGGTGTACTCCTGAAATCCAAATGGCAGTAAGAAAAGggtacaaaattttgaaaatatatgaggtGTATCATTTTGAGCAGTCGTCTCAATATGACCCCGCGTCGGGTGAGGGGGGTTTGTTTGCAAATTACGTTAACACATTCCTTAAGATAAAACAGGAAGCCTCTGGATTCCCATCCGAGTGCGACAGTGAGGAGTCGAAACGGGAATACATTCGACAATATAAAGAGAACGAGGGCATAAGTTTGGAATAcgaaaaaattcagaaaaatcCAGGTTTGCGCTGTTTAGCTAAACTCTGTCTCAACAGTTTTTGGGGGAAATTCGGTCAGAGGCTCAGCATGAAACAATCCAAATTCTTTCACGAGTCCGAATTTGACAAGTTTTTTCAGATTCTCTCAGATCCTACAAAAATCCCTCATAACTTCCATATTATTTCCAGGGACACCCTCCAATTCGAATGGAGTAATCATCACTTGTTCATGCCTTCAGAttgcaaaacaaatatatttctagCAAGTTTCACCACTGCACATGCCCGATTGCGCTTATTTAGTGTATTGGATCGACTGGGGGAGAGCGTGCTATATTTTGATACAGATAGTGTCATTTTCAAAACACTTAAATCTGACAACTTACATTATCTACCTATTGGAAATTATTTAGGAGAACTGACGAATGAAATCACACCAGAAGATGGCCATATTGTGGAATTTGTGTCGGGGGGCCCCAAAAATTATGCATATCGTACACTCTCGGGCAGGGAAGAATGTAAAGTTCGGGGGTTTACGTTAAACTGGGCAAACTCCAAAGTCATCAATTTTGAATCTATTAAATCCATAATCTGTACATCACAGGATAAGCAGATTGAAATTATTAACCCCTGTAAAATATCCAGGGACAGTCGAAAAAGAAAACTGTTAAATCGAACAGAAACCAAGCGATATCAAATGGTTTACACTAAACGACGAATTCTTCCTAATCTTGATACTCTGCCATTTGGATATTGTTGA
- the LOC125656476 gene encoding uncharacterized protein F54H12.2-like yields MAFLSSGDKDIAQPMELSLFASPTNQVAVEKVYFTEARSISSIGVSDTPIEIVVSGSGAEYIDLKRSRLYVKAKLLKADGTALASNEKTGIINLPLQSMFSQMDVYLNNKLVSFNTNNYPWKAYLKTVLFGGKEELSSQKQSQLFFKDEGNLGDANAYNGGNAGLVLRYGYTQESKVFELEGNLMEDIFDIDKYLINGVDIYIKLFRSSAPFLVMSAQDSPAYKLELLDVVYKVAKVRVDPGVLLNHSKQIESNPVKYILSRNELKMNTIPKGSTEFYWDIFPQAIPDRIVVGLVDQKAVNGDYTTNPFNFEHFDVTDVGIYVNGESVPGRPLKTDFTAGHYSSAYSRLFEASEKWNQDAGLIITRDNFGSGYSLFVFTIDPCGFGEEYLNLIRRGNTRLELKFKHATTKAANVLVFATFSSLLEVDKSRDINYIQP; encoded by the coding sequence ATGGCCTTTCTAAGCAGTGGCGATAAGGACATAGCACAGCCAATGGAACTGTCTCTTTTTGCTTCCCCGACTAATCAAGTAGCAGTTGAGAAAGTGTACTTTACGGAAGCCAGATCGATTTCAAGTATCGGAGTGTCGGACACCCCCATAGAAATAGTGGTATCTGGATCGGGAGCTGAAtacatcgatttaaaaagaAGTCGATTATATGTTAAAGCCAAACTTTTAAAAGCCGACGGTACAGCATTAGCAAGCAATGAAAAGACTGGGATTATTAATTTACCGTTACAAAGCATGTTTTCTCAAATGGATGTCTACTTAAACAACAAGTTGGTTTCTTTTAACACAAACAATTATCCTTGGAAGGCTTACCTGAAAACAGTCTTGTTTGGTGGAAAAGAGGAATTATCTTCCCAGAAACAGTcccaattgtttttcaaagaCGAAGGAAATTTGGGTGACGCTAATGCTTATAATGGAGGCAATGCTGGACTAGTCTTGCGCTATGGCTATACACAAGAAAGTAAAGTATTTGAACTGGAGGGCAATCTGATGGAGGATATTTTTGACATCGATAAATACCTGATCAACGGTGTGGACATCTACATCAAGCTCTTTAGATCCAGTGCACCGTTTCTTGTGATGTCTGCACAAGACTCTCCTGCTTACAAACTAGAATTACTAGATGTCGTGTACAAAGTGGCAAAAGTACGGGTCGATCCAGGTGTTCTGTTGAATCACAGTAAGCAGATAGAATCCAACCCTGTGAAGTATATCCTTTCaagaaatgaattgaaaatgaacacCATTCCTAAAGGATCTACAGAATTTTATTGGGACATTTTCCCGCAGGCGATACCCGATCGTATCGTAGTGGGTTTGGTAGATCAGAAGGCTGTGAATGGAGACTACACAACTAATCCATTTAATTTCGAACATTTTGATGTAACAGATGTAGGAATATACGTGAACGGAGAAAGCGTCCCGGGAAGACCCTTAAAAACCGATTTCACGGCGGGGCATTATTCATCAGCGTATTCTCGACTGTTTGAGGCCTCTGAAAAATGGAATCAAGACGCTGGTCTGATAATAACTAGAGACAACTTTGGGAGTGGATATTCTCTTTTCGTCTTTACCATAGACCCCTGTGGGTTTGGTGAAGAATATTTAAACTTGATTCGTCGAGGGAACACCAGACTCGAGCTAAAGTTCAAGCACGCAACAACTAAAGCAGCCAACGTCTTAGTTTTTGCCACCTTTTCCTCTCTGCTAGAAGTGGACAAGTCCCGGGACATTAATTACATTCAACCATGA
- the LOC130049380 gene encoding uncharacterized protein LOC130049380 encodes MSNYTDYLRKLYYTPGNPGSFGGPEKLYQAVKQDGKYKIGRRRIRQFLNNEDSYSLMKPIRRTFPRSKVVVDTIDSMWDGDLADVSNISPKNEGYKFLLVLIDIFSRYLFIVPLKNKQHQNITDGLKSVFKKGRKPHTLRTDKGSEFKNRWVKSFLKKEGVHTIYTQNETKANYAERVIRTMKNLMYRYFIKNRTYRYVDILQDLVTSYNQRPHRSLGENAPATVNEKNADEIRLTAYLTTKKKNPKLKASKLEKPKESMSKKRNKKVFKYKIGDDVRISQLKHSFQRDYQQKWTEEYFKVSKRYQRNGIQVYKIKDLADDPIEGTFYESELQKVMKSGDILYRIDQVLRKRKRGKTKEVYVKWEGWPSKFNSWIPESSLEKPK; translated from the coding sequence ATGTCGAACTATACAGACTATTTGAGAAAACTTTACTATACTCCTGGAAACCCAGGGTCATTCGGAGGTCCAGAAAAACTCTATCAAGCCGTAAAACAAGATGGGAAGTATAAAATAGGAAGAAGACGAATTAGACAATTTTTGAACAATGAAGATTCCTACAGCTTGATGAAACCTATTCGTCGTACATTTCCGCGCTCAAAGGTCGTAGTCGATACAATTGATTCTATGTGGGACGGTGATTTAGCTGATGTCAGCAATATTTCTCCCAAAAACGAGGGTTATAAATTTTTGTTAGTGTTGATAGATATTTTCAGCCGTTATTTGTTTATAGTGCCACTGAAAAATAAGCAACACCAAAACATCACAGATGGTCTAAAATCTGTTTTTAAGAAAGGACGAAAACCGCATACTCTTAGAACAGATAAAGGTAGTGAATTCAAAAATCGCTGGGTAAAgtcctttttgaaaaaagaaggCGTTCATACCATATACACCCAGAACGAAACCAAAGCAAATTATGCTGAAAGAGTCATCCGTACCATGAAAAATCTAATGTATCGTTACTTCATCAAGAACAGAACATATCGTTATGTCGATATTTTGCAAGATTTAGTCACTAGTTATAACCAAAGGCCCCACAGATCTTTGGGTGAAAATGCACCTGCAACTGTCAACGAGAAAAATGCAGACGAAATACGACTTACTGCATATTTGACCACAAAGAAAAAGAATCCTAAGCTGAAAGCAAGCAAGTTGGAAAAACCAAAGGAATCGATGAGTAAGAAACGGAATAAAAAGGTTTTTAAGTACAAAATAGGAGACGACGTGCGCATTTCACAGTTGAAACATTCTTTTCAAAGAGATTACCAGCAGAAATGGACTGAAGAGTATTTCAAAGTGTCTAAGCGATACCAAAGAAATGGAATACAAGtgtacaaaataaaagatttagCTGATGATCCAATAGAAGGTACTTTTTATGAATCGGAACTTCAAAAAGTCATGAAGTCAGGAGATATTCTGTATAGAATCGACCAGGTGCTGAGAAAGAGAAAACGCGGTAAAACAAAGGAGGTGTACGTAAAATGGGAGGGGTGGCCTAGTAAATTCAATTCATGGATTCCAGAAAGTTCTCTTGAAAAACCTAAATAA